The following coding sequences are from one Oncorhynchus clarkii lewisi isolate Uvic-CL-2024 chromosome 20, UVic_Ocla_1.0, whole genome shotgun sequence window:
- the LOC139376174 gene encoding autophagy-related protein 9A-like translates to MANLETYQEYQRIEDFEEDSPHGEEDLLVHVPEGLRDSWHHIKNLDNFFTRIYQFHQKNGFACMMLSEFFELFQFLFVVTFTTFLFNCVEYDILFANRAVNHTGPGQNPLDRNKVTLPDAILPSQQCTERIQENSWIIFLLIMAAIFWVYRMIKVFCNVLHYWEIRQFYIKALKIRMGELCNFTWQEVQDRLISLQREQQMCIHKKELTELDIYHRILRFKNYMVAMVNKSLLPVQLQLPLLGNLVFLTQGLKYNFELILFWGPGSLFQNKWNLHPKYKRAGNRLELAQQLSRVILLMGVANLLLCPFILVWQVLYAFFSYTEVIRREPGSLGARRWSLYGRLYLRHFNELDHELHGRLGRGYKPTSKYMNSFTSPLLTVLAKNVAFFSGSVLAVLIALTVYDEDVLTVQHILTAITVLGVVITITRSFIPDEHMVWCPEQLLQCVLAHIHYMPDHWRDNANKSETRDEVAQLFQYKAVFILEELLSPIVTPFILIFLLRNKSLEIIDFFRNFTVEVVGVGDICSFAQMDIRRHGNPLWMSEGQTEASVYQQAENGKTELSLMHFTIKNPHWQPPQESSVFISHLKEKVHQDAQGGPPTQLLLSEAPLCSSLLSNESGNAPDNLLASVLAHPILTASGLPGRDRRFVPPSTAASAAASVLASLSISHSQLPHASRSHSHVLLPSTHPDSTMYCSDRTVIDSMSASDSRIRSTTMLSEFALAEMSLHAIYMHEVHQQNSLPHQRTSGQWQNPMPMRDLISNTGSQTHSGHTAVHLSSMPTPLRLGGWTEEEEDDAEEEEVLNRGSTSKQDSRSSC, encoded by the exons ATGGCCAACTTAGAAACCTACCAGGAGTACCAACGGATTGAGGACTTTGAGGAGGACTCACCTCACGGGGAAGAGGACCTATTAGTACATGTGCCAGAGGGCCTGAGAG ACTCATGGCACCATATCAAGAATCTGGACAACTTTTTCACAAGA ATCTATCAGTTCCATCAGAAGAATGGCTTTGCCTGTATGATGTTATCAGAGTTCTTTGAACTTTT TCAGTTCCTGTTTGTGGTCACATTCACAACATTCCTGTTCAACTGTGTGGAGTATGATATCCTGTTTGCCAATCGGGCAGTGAACCATACAGGACCTGGCCAGAACCCCCTGGACAGAAACAAGGTCACTCTGCCTGATGCCATCCTACCAAGCCAGCAGTGCACTGAGAG GATCCAGGAGAACAGTTGGATCATCTTCCTGCTCATCATGGCAGCCATCTTCTGGGTCTACCGGATGATCAAGGTCTTCTGCAACGTCCTCCACTACTGGGAGATCCGACAGTTCTACATCAAAGCACTGAAGATCAGAATG GGCGAGCTGTGTAACTTCACGTGGCAGGAGGTGCAGGACCGTCTGATCAGCCTGCAGCGGGAGCAGCAGATGTGCATCCACAAGAAGGAGCTAACTGAGCTGGACATCTACCACCGCATCCTGCGCTTCAAGAACTACATGGTAGCCATGGTCAACAAGTCCCTGTTACCTGTACAGTTACAGCTCCCCCTGTTGGGCAATCTGGTGTTCCTCACCCAGGGCCTCAAGTACAACTTTGAGCTGATTCTCTTCTGGGGTCCGGGGTCGCTTTTCCAGAACAAATGGAACCTGCACCCCAAGTACAAACGTGCAGGCAACCGTCTGGAGCTGGCCCAGCAGCTGAGCCGGGTCATTCTTCTGATGGGCGTGGCTAACCTGCTCCTCTGCCCCTTCATCCTGGTGTGGCAGGTGCTCTACGCCTTCTTCAGCTACACCGAGGTCATCAGGAGGGAGCCGGGGAGTCTGGGAGCACGCCGCTGGTCCCTGTACGGCCGCCTCTACCTGCGCCACTTCAACGAGCTGGACCACGAGCTGCACGGCAGACTGGGTCGCGGCTACAAGCCCACCTCCAAGTACATGAACTCGTTCACCTCACCGCTACTGACCGTGCTGGCCAAGAACGTGGCGTTTTTCTCGGGCTCGGTGCTGGCCGTGCTCATCGCGCTGACCGTGTACGACGAGGATGTTTTGACCGTGCAGCATATCCTGACCGCCATCACCGTGCTGGGAGTGGTCATCACCATCACCAG GTCGTTCATCCCAGACGAACACATGGTGTGGTGCCCGGAGcagctgctgcagtgtgtgctgGCTCACATCCACTACATGCCAGACCACTGGAGGGATAACGCCAACAAGAGTGAGACCCGGGACGAGGTGGcacagctgtttcagtacaaagCG GTGTTCATCCTGGAGGAGCTGCTGAGCCCCATCGTCACGCCCttcatcctcatcttcctcctgagGAACAAGTCCCTGGAGATCATCGACTTCTTCAGGAACTTCACCGTGGAGGTGGTCGGAGTTGGCGATATCTGCTCCTTCGCACAGATGGACATCCGTCGCCACGGAAACCCACTG TGGATGTCAGAGGGCCAGACAGAGGCATCTGTGTACCAGCAGGCTGAGAACGGCAAGACTGAGCTGTCCCTGATGCACTTCACCATAAAGAACCCCCACTGGCAACCCCCACAGGAGAGCTCAGTGTTCATCAGCCATCTAAAGGAGAAGGTGCATCAGGACGCTCAGGGAGGACCCCCCACCCAGCTGCTGCTCTCTGAGGCCCCGCTCTGCTCCTCACTGCTCTCCAACGAGTCCGGCAACGCA CCTGACAACCTATTGGCCAGTGTCCTGGCCCACCCTATTCTGACCGCGTCAGGCCTACCTGGCCGAGACCGCCGCTTCGTCCCTCCCAGCACGGCTGCCTCAGCCGCAGCCAGCGTCCTGGCCTCACTGTCCATCTCCCACTCCCAGCTCCCCCACGCCAGCCGATCCCACTCGCATGTTCTCCTGCCCTCCACCCACCCCGACAGCACCATGTACTGCAGTGACCGCACTGTCATTGACAG CATGTCAGCCAGTGACTCTCGGATCAGGAGCACGACAATGCTTTCAGAGTTTGCCTTGGCCGAGATGAGTCTCCATGCTATTTACATGCATGAG GTCCACCAACAGAACTCGCTCCCCCACCAGAGGACATCAGGCCAGTGGCAGAACCCAATGCCAATGAGAGATCTAATCAGCAACACGG
- the LOC139376173 gene encoding mitochondrial potassium channel ATP-binding subunit-like isoform X1, whose protein sequence is MKVTFSYPMRPGQQILKNFNLIIPLSKTVAIVGESGGGKSTVASLLELSFDPSSGVIMLDGRDIRTLDPSQRTSHLIHHSGHCAVMENICFGKRGLLMLRSLMLPSRPTTTASSQTFQMDTTLWWVSSLPRLELLSKGGLLTSSAGRDQRNRCEQYFAELPTLT, encoded by the exons ATGAAAGTCACCTTCAG TTACCCAATGAGACCTGGCCAACAGATCCTGAAGAACTTCAACCTCATCATCCCCCTCTCTAAGACTGTCGCTATCGTTGGAGAATCAGGAGGAG GGAAGTCTACAGTGGCCTCCTTGCTGGAGCTTTCCTTTGACCCCAGCAGTGGTGTGATCATGTTGGATGGCCGGGATATCCGGACACTGGACCCATCTCAGAGGACAAGTCATTTGATTCATCATTCAG GACACTGTGCTGTGATGGAGAACATTTGCTTTGGTAAGCGGGGGCTACTGATGCTAAGGTCATTAATGCTGCCAAGCAGGCCAACGACCACCGCTTCCTCACAGACTTTCCAGATGGATACAACCCTGTGGTGGGTA TCTTCTCTTCCTAGGCTGGAATTGCTGAGCAAAGGAGGGCTGCTGACCTCATCTGCAGGCAGAGATCAGAGGAACAGATGTGAACAGTACTTTGCAGAGCTGCCAACTCTCACTTGA
- the LOC139376173 gene encoding mitochondrial potassium channel ATP-binding subunit-like isoform X2 — MRPGQQILKNFNLIIPLSKTVAIVGESGGGKSTVASLLELSFDPSSGVIMLDGRDIRTLDPSQRTSHLIHHSGHCAVMENICFGKRGLLMLRSLMLPSRPTTTASSQTFQMDTTLWWVSSLPRLELLSKGGLLTSSAGRDQRNRCEQYFAELPTLT; from the exons ATGAGACCTGGCCAACAGATCCTGAAGAACTTCAACCTCATCATCCCCCTCTCTAAGACTGTCGCTATCGTTGGAGAATCAGGAGGAG GGAAGTCTACAGTGGCCTCCTTGCTGGAGCTTTCCTTTGACCCCAGCAGTGGTGTGATCATGTTGGATGGCCGGGATATCCGGACACTGGACCCATCTCAGAGGACAAGTCATTTGATTCATCATTCAG GACACTGTGCTGTGATGGAGAACATTTGCTTTGGTAAGCGGGGGCTACTGATGCTAAGGTCATTAATGCTGCCAAGCAGGCCAACGACCACCGCTTCCTCACAGACTTTCCAGATGGATACAACCCTGTGGTGGGTA TCTTCTCTTCCTAGGCTGGAATTGCTGAGCAAAGGAGGGCTGCTGACCTCATCTGCAGGCAGAGATCAGAGGAACAGATGTGAACAGTACTTTGCAGAGCTGCCAACTCTCACTTGA